The DNA window TAACCATTAGACTCAATTTATATTCAACATTAAACAAAAGTTGGTTTGCAGACATTACCCAATTTGATATGCAGTACTTCTATCTAAACCGGTAGCTCCAACCCACGTGTCTCCGCAAAAGAAATTGCGACCTCCAACAACGATTGCTACCTTGAATATCACCCAAAAGAATTGCATCTTAAAAGAATTGCAAACATCCGCAATCATAAGAGATAAAAAGGCAGTAACAACTACCTCTACACCGAGGCGGCAAGCAATTGCAACTTCCCTAGCAATCAGCACCGCCACCTGATAATGAGAAAAAAACAGCATATTAGAGAATGCAATTCAACAACCATATTGTCACAATTCCAAACTTTATATAAGAAACTCATGGTGAACCTTGGGGTCGATATTGGGAGGACCGGTGCAAGCAAGAGCGGCACCGCTAATTTTGAATACCACTCTGCGCCATTTAGGACtttttgatttcatggtaatCATCTGACCTACAGGGTTTGGTGCAGCTGAAGTATATCTGCTGATCAAACAACCACGAATGCATCTCTATCGTTATGAAAAGAACAAATATACAAAACAAGATCTTTAATCACAAACTAGGGCATCAACATTTTCATTACAAGCCCTAGTCAAGAACAATATCAAAAGATAGAACCCTTCAAATACAAATTTACTAAAATGAAACAATAAAATCAATAGAGACTCAAATTTCATTGAAACAACTCGAAAATAGCATCATTTTCAAATGAACCCCATAAAAGAGTGAAACTGAGACTAATAAAACCAACATTTGAGGTAGTGAGTTTTGTTGGGAGGTCAGACCCTCAACAAGTCCATTATTGTCCCTAGTCGAGGTTCTGTCTCCTAACTTTGTCAAAAGCATTGGCAGATTCACAGAATCAGAGTGCCTCAAAGCGTCTGAACAAGCAAACCGTGGAAACTGAAAAATTGGCGCACAATTGAACTCGACCCCATGACCTAAAACACATACTCCTCAGTTTTCACAGTTCACCTGTTAAGGCACTCCAAAACACTCATTTGTGAGCCTGCCAAAGCTCTTCGCGGTGTTGGAAGATAATACCCCGATTGGAGACAATACCAGACTTGTTGAGAGTCCAACCCCTCAACAAGTTTGATTGTTGATAACTATAATTAACAGTCTAGCAGTTGCTTGCAAATATTAGCAACAGATTCTAAGTGGAAGCAGATATGAATCTATGAATGTCTCGAAATCTACATTACTTATATGGACAACGGATTAAGAAACCCAAATTTCATTATTCGAGTTTGCTTTACTTTTTTGCGATTTGAATATCCTGAACAACCATTTGTCTAAATTTACTCCCTAACCTTGAGAAACATTAGCAAAATAATAACCATAAACGTAAATGGAATCAAAATTATACCTTTTGGATTGTCTAACAACGGTTCCCGGAGAAGCGCTACCCTTATCTTCTTCAACCACCGCCTTTGCAGGCAGAGAATTACCAACAATCTCTTCCATTTTCTTAAACCAAGGCCAATGACTCGCCGTGATGCCACCATCACTCATCCTATGCCTCTCAAGCTTATACCGTTTCTTCAGATTATCAACCTTGTTCTTGCACTGCTCCACACTCTTGCTCTGCTTCTCGCACCGCTCGCTAACCGCCGCCGCCACCTCTTCCCAATCCCTTCCTCTAAGATTCCCCCTGTTCAGCTGCGTTAACTTCTCCATATACGCCTCCAACAAACACCCGATCGCGGCATCGCTCCATTCTTCTCTGTCTTTCCGGTACTCAGTCGCCGCCGATTGCTTCGATCTCTTCAAAACTCCATCGTTTATCTCTTCTTGGTCCCTCCTCTTCTCGATCCGTACATCGGAGGACGTCGCGTTACTACTGTTGTTGTTAACGAAGTTGGCTCCGCGGAAAGCAGAATCAGAGTCATCATCGCCGTTGTGGTTATCGGGTGGCGGCGCGTGGACCTGCGCGTAAGAATGGTGGTGGTGGAGAACGTGGTGGTGGCTAGGGTTAGTTTCGTGGTCGTCGATGAGAGAGAACTCGTCGTCAACGGAAGAGGCCATAGGCGGACGTTACGGACGGAAGACGTTAGGGGAGGAAGAAGAGGAGACAGTAGGGGGGGTTGATGGTTTTGACGGAACATGATGAGCCGTGACGGTTCCGTTAAGTACTGAGGGAAAGAAGGAAAATGGATCGGGCACGTGTGTGGGACCTGTGTGGGTATAGGTCGGGTTAGATTCGATTTGACAAATTTGGGCCATTTTGGAGACAGCCAATTAATTGGGTTTATGGGCCTCTTATCGAAGTTCTGACCCAGGCAAAGACTTTATAAGGATAAATTATATCTAATGTTTATTAAACTATTGACAAGTTTATGTTTTAATCACTTTACTTCGtgtaaagttataaaatggtcactacATCATGCAAAGGTTTTCATTTAAACCACGGAACTGTTAAAATTGTTAGCATATGGCTTGCACCAATTGAAAACACTCCTTTTCTTTCTGTTCTCTCATCTTTGACGCTAATTGGCAAATTGACCTGgatctaaaatatatttttctaatcaTCAATAAATATTCAACAGTGCCGATCATTAAATTATCATTTAGAGCTCGTTAACTAGATTTAAGAAAAATGTAACAACttagtaacttaaataaatttttttgaataatttaataaatgaaaactttcaaataattaaatgatgattttataactttttaaaattgagtgaccaaaacatagGGCTGTAAATGAATCATCTTCAACAAACAAACCTATGTTcatgtttgtttatttgtttttaaactTGTTCGTGTTCAGTCTGTGTTCTTGTCcatgttcatttatttaaaatcatatgtgttaatattcatttgtttaatgttcacgaacatgttcatttaacttaatcaaacatattcacaaacattaaacaaacatgttcgtaaacaaataattaaacatattcaggaataatgttaatgaataaaaaacaaacaaacaataaatacaaacaaacaaaaattttgttcatactcatttatttaacttaataaatgAGCATAAACAACTGTTGTACGAACAGTTCACGAACAATTCATCTAACGTTCTATTAATTTACACCCCTATCAAAAcataatttaagtataataaaatatatcaaggttttatgttttatttttagatttaaaatatcCTTCATACACGTACTCAagcttataaatattttatattaaaaattcaatttaattaattcgaATTGATAAATCAACGACATAACttctttaaattgaaaaaaaatccataaaattacTTGATAACTTGAATTCAACATGAGGTCATGGTATATGAtaagcataaaataaaaaacaacataACCAAAAAGCCAATTCATACCGTACAAGGCTTTCATTAAATTTGAAAATACTACCTATTTTCTCAGGGTAGGGAAAAAGGGGAAAATAACCTAGCCACTCAACGCTTTCCGCCGCCGCCGAGCTTGGCACCTTTTGGTGCACCACCCTTAGGAATGTTACCTTTGCCCTGCGTCTTTTGTTGCTTCGCCGCTACTTCGGCTTTCTTTGCTTTCTTTTCATCCTTGGTTTTCTTGATCCTTTCCTTGATTTCTCTGCACAATAGGTGGTGTTATAAACGTCAAAATTCAGCAACGAGAAAGATGAAAGAACAAATGAAAGTGAAACATCAAAGGAAGAAACCACACACCGGAGTGCAGCTTCCCGAGCAGCGTCACGAACTTCAGGTTTCTCGCTCCTCTTCTTTTGGATAACCTCTAAGGTGGCACCGACGATGGATCTGGAGTATGGCTTCTTTGTGGCACGTCTCCTCTTCTTAACGGCCCCTTGAGCAATGTCCTACATGTACGTATGGTCACTATTATTAAAACCAATAAAACTTTTATCGGATAAATGATTGGAATAAAATAAGGTTCATGATAGTAATAAAAGCCGACTATtgagtaaaaaataattttactcgCAACCAAGATGCAATTCTGAAACCAAAATGAAATTGGGTTCACAAAGCTGACACTAACCTTCTTATGTTGCTTCCTATACATGGCTGTCCATGTAAGTTTTGATGGCTTCAAACGGTTGTGGAAGTACCTCTTGCATTTTGAGTTTGAAAAAAGGAAGACCTTCACAAGTCCATGCAAAAGGCAGTTAATAATCAGCAAGAACATCGGAATATCAACCACTTCAATATAgaattggatggaaatttacCTGAGAATCAGAACGGATAAATCTGATGCCTTTCCCTGGGTATATCTTGGCACCACTAAACCGACAAAGCTCCGTCCTAACATGCCAACATAAAAAGATAAGTGTAGGGTTTGAGAAATTCAAAATCCAAAATTTGGCATTATGCAAGAAAGTTTATAGATAATGCAATTTTCGGCAATGCAATTTTAAACCAAATCTTATACATCCCTACTTACGAGTTACGAGCTTATTACATGATTAACAAGATCAAACAACAATCACCATTAACATAAACAGAATTCTACAAACAATTACCCCTTACACTAGCTCTTGAttgcaaaaaaaaacataatatccATCTTATAGACCATAGTATGAAGCAGGAGCAAGTTAATTTCCCATTTCCAACTTGTAAGCTGCTCTTGTACTCttcatttttccaaaaatacccgtATTGGAAACTTGTATTTCAAGCAATGTTCAACAGATTCTTGGATATGGATATGACATTAATATACTACAAAGATTCCCAAATACATAAAAGAACATACTTATGAAGCATACATACACATATCTTACACAAACACCCGAGTCCAATTAACGTTAACTCCAAATTTATGTAAAACTTAAATGAGAGAACTCGAACCCATATCCAACATTCATCAGCAGCAACATAGCcgacaaacaaaaataattatttatagagCTACTATCCAATGAGCTAAAACAGACAAACAGAGATATATTTTCACAATGAAACTAATCGATTGCCTTAAACACCATATAGTGTTCCAATTAATCAAATTACAGCAGGCATTAAACCATCTTCCTTTCGTTAATTCACAACTATTAGCTTCATTAATCAAATCCTATGTACAGTTGATCGattgaaaaatgtaaaatttcaaaaacgaAATTTAAAACACAAAACCGGTTAACATGTAAGTGTAacctaaaaaaccaaaaaattaaacatattttcagaTTTCAGGCCGAAATGGAATGAAATGAAAAGCAGATCCATTTTTtccccaaaaaaaagaaaataaagaaacaatattTCAAGAACAGATCATTAAATTCATGTtatatttaaagaaatttaattgaAATCAAGGAATAGAAGAAGGGAGAGGCGTACTTGAGAACCATCGCTGCTACTCTCTGTTACCTGTTTTCTTTTTACTATGCAAACCCTAGAAACCCTAGCAACGTTGTTATTTATATATAGATAAAGAGTTACGAACAAAAACTTGTTTattaaattacgaaattacccaaTCATTGAATGGGCCTTATATAGTACTTCGGCCCGTAAAAATCTCGGCCGAGTAGTGTAGATAGCccgtaatttaaaaaaaaaagtttgtt is part of the Gossypium hirsutum isolate 1008001.06 chromosome D11, Gossypium_hirsutum_v2.1, whole genome shotgun sequence genome and encodes:
- the LOC121223561 gene encoding uncharacterized protein isoform X1, which codes for MASSVDDEFSLIDDHETNPSHHHVLHHHHSYAQVHAPPPDNHNGDDDSDSAFRGANFVNNNSSNATSSDVRIEKRRDQEEINDGVLKRSKQSAATEYRKDREEWSDAAIGCLLEAYMEKLTQLNRGNLRGRDWEEVAAAVSERCEKQSKSVEQCKNKVDNLKKRYKLERHRMSDGGITASHWPWFKKMEEIVGNSLPAKAVVEEDKGSASPGTVVRQSKSRYTSAAPNPVGQMITMKSKSPKWRRVVFKISGAALACTGPPNIDPKVAVLIAREVAIACRLGVEVAIVVGGRNFFCGDTWVGATGLDRSTAYQIGMMASVMNSILLQSLLEKMGVQARVQTAFSVQEAEPYSRVRAIRHLEKGRVVIFGGIGAGTGNPLFSTDTAAALRASEIHAEAVVKGTNVDGVYDCHSQDNNATFEHISFRDLVSRGATTMDMMSLTFCEENGIPVVVFNLLQPGNISKALCGDQVGTLIDQTGRIS
- the LOC121223561 gene encoding uncharacterized protein isoform X2; this encodes MASSVDDEFSLIDDHETNPSHHHVLHHHHSYAQVHAPPPDNHNGDDDSDSAFRGANFVNNNSSNATSSDVRIEKRRDQEEINDGVLKRSKQSAATEYRKDREEWSDAAIGCLLEAYMEKLTQLNRGNLRGRDWEEVAAAVSERCEKQSKSVEQCKNKVDNLKKRYKLERHRMSDGGITASHWPWFKKMEEIVGNSLPAKAVVEEDKGSASPGTVVRQSKRYTSAAPNPVGQMITMKSKSPKWRRVVFKISGAALACTGPPNIDPKVAVLIAREVAIACRLGVEVAIVVGGRNFFCGDTWVGATGLDRSTAYQIGMMASVMNSILLQSLLEKMGVQARVQTAFSVQEAEPYSRVRAIRHLEKGRVVIFGGIGAGTGNPLFSTDTAAALRASEIHAEAVVKGTNVDGVYDCHSQDNNATFEHISFRDLVSRGATTMDMMSLTFCEENGIPVVVFNLLQPGNISKALCGDQVGTLIDQTGRIS
- the LOC121223562 gene encoding 60S ribosomal protein L24, whose product is MVLKTELCRFSGAKIYPGKGIRFIRSDSQVFLFSNSKCKRYFHNRLKPSKLTWTAMYRKQHKKDIAQGAVKKRRRATKKPYSRSIVGATLEVIQKKRSEKPEVRDAAREAALREIKERIKKTKDEKKAKKAEVAAKQQKTQGKGNIPKGGAPKGAKLGGGGKR